TATCACGCTTTCCCAGTAATTTGCCTCTCGTATTTGCAAATGCGAACTATTTGCAAATAAACTTGCTTCCAATCGCTCGATTGACGGTTGCAATCCCCCAATACCGCGCCTAGGTCGCATCCCATCGACTGGCCGCCCTCGCCCGCGGGACGGGAGCTACAGCCATTTGCCGGTTCCCGCGCGCACGAAGGGAAGTATCGCACCCATGGCCCAGACCGTTGGACGCAAGAAGATCGCGCTGATCGGCGCCGGGATGATCGGCGGCACGCTCGCCCACCTCGCCGCGAAGAAGGAAATGGGCGACATCGTCCTGTTCGACATCGCCGAGGGCATTCCGCAGGGCAAGGCGCTCGACCTGTCGCAGTGCGGCCCGATCGAAGGGTTCGACGCGAAGATCACCGGCACCAACGATTATGCCGATATCGCCGGGGCGGACGTGATCATCGTCACTGCCGGCGTGCCGCGCAAGCCGGGCATGAGCCGCGACGACTTGCTGGGCATCAACCTCAAGGTGATGAAGTCGGTCGGTGAAGGCATCAAGGCCAACGCACCCGACGCATTCGTGATTTGCATCACCAACCCATTGGACGCGATGGTCTGGGCGCTGCGCGAATTCTCGCAGCTTCCGCACAACAAGGTGGTCGGCATGGCGGGCGTGCTCGACTCCGCGCGCTTCGCCACCTTCCTCGCCTTGGAATTCGGCGTCAGCGTCAAGGACGTGAACGCCTTCGTCCTCGGCGGCCACGGCGACACCATGGTCCCCGTCACCAGCTACACCACGATCAGCGGCATACCGGTCAACGACCTGGCCAAGATCAAGGGCATCGACCCTGCGCGCATCGACGAAATCGTCCAGCGTACCCGCTCTGGCGGCGGCGAGATCGTCGGCCTGCTCAAGACCGGCTCGGCCTACTACGCCCCGGCCACCAGCGCCATCGCCATGGCCGAAGCCTATCTCGGCGACCAGAAGCGCATCCTGCCCTGCGCCGCATATGTCGAAGGCAAGTACGGCCTCGACGGCCTCTACGTCGGCGTCCCCGCCGTGATCGGCGCGAACGGCATCGAGGATGTGGTCGAAATCGAACTATCGGACGAGGAAGCGAAGAACCTCAAGGTCTCGACCGACGCGGTCGAGGAACTGCTGGTGGCCTGCAAGGGGCTGGATAGCTCGCTCGCTTGATTGCCATTCTGGCACCCTATTTCACAAGAGGCTGATCAATGAGCATTCTCGTCGACAAGAACACCAAGGTCATCACCCAGGGGATGACCGGCGACACCGGCACGTTCCACACCCAGCAGGCGCTCGATTACGGGACCCAGATGGTTGCCGGTGTGACCCCGGGCAAGGGCGGCACCGAACACATCGGGCTTCCGGTCTACGACACGGTGAAGGAAGCCAAGGATGCGACCGGCGCGACCGCCAGCTGCATCTACGTGCCGCCGCCGTTCGCCGCGGACTCGATCCTCGAAGCGATCGACGCGGGCATCGAGCTGATCGTGACCATCACCGAAGGCATTCCGGTGCTCGACATGGTCCGCGTGAAGCGCGCGCTCGACGGATCGAACAGCCGCCTGATCGGCCCGAACTGCCCCGGCGTGCTGACGCCGGGCGAATGCAAGATCGGCATCATGCCCGGCTCGATCTTCAAGAAAGGCTCTGTCGGCGTCGTCAGCCGTTCCGGCACGCTGACCTACGAAGCCGTGCACCAGACCACGATGGTCGGCCTCGGCCAGACCACCGCCGTCGGCATCGGCGGCGACCCGGTCAACGGCACCAACTTCATCGACGTGCTCGACCTGTTCCTCAAAGACGACGAGACCAAGTCGATGATCATGATCGGCGAGATCGGCGGCAGCGCGGAAGAAGAAGCCGCCGAATTCATCGCCCACAAGGCCAAGCAGGGCATCCGCAAGCCGATGGTCGGGTTCATCGCCGGACGCACGGCACCTCCGGGCCGCCGGATGGGCCATGCGGGCGCGATCGTATCGGGCGGCCAGGGCGGCGCGGAAGACAAGATCGCTGGGATGGAGGCGGCGGGCATCCGCGTGTCGCCTTCGCCCAGCGAACTCGGCACCACGCTCGACGCGCTGCTGAAGGAACTCGCGTAAACACTCTCTCCTCCCCGGAGGCCTGATATGGGCAACGAAGCACACGATTTCCTCCCCGAGCTCACCGACCAGGACGGGCCGCAACCCGGCCCGAGCTGGAGCAACCCGCGCTGGCCGCTTTTCGGCGGCGAGAGCGAGGACGAGCTGACGCAGGCGCTCGACCCGACGGCAATGAAGTTGGCGGTGAAAGCCGCGGCGGCAAAGTCGGGCAAGGCGATGGACGAGAAGGCGGTCGAACAGGCGGCCGACGATTCGATCCGCGCGATGATGCTGGTGCGTACCTACCGCGTGCGCGGACATCTTGCCGCCGATCTCGACCCGCTGGGCCTGTCGACCCACGAACTTCCCGCCGACCTTACGCCAGAATACCACGGCTTCACCGGCGCGGCGCAGCAACGCCCGGTCTATGTCGGCGGCACGCTCGGTCTCGAATGGACGACGATTTCCGAGCTCGTCGCGATCTTGCGCCGCAACTACTGCGGCAAGGTCGGCTTCGAATACATGCACATTTCCGACGTGGAGGAGCGGCGCTTTATCCAGGACCGGATCGAAGGTATCGACGCGGTCATCACCTTCACCCCCGAGGGAAAGCGCGCGATTCTCGCCGCCGTGATCCGCGGCGAGCAGTACGAGGATTTCCTCGGCAAGAAGTACGTCGGCACCAAGCGTTTCGGCCTCGACGGCGGCGAATCGATGATCCCCGCGCTCGAAGCGGTGATCAAGTACGGCGGCCAGCTCGGCGTGCGCGAGATCATCTACGGCATGGCGCACCGCGGACGGCTCAACGTGCTCGCGAACGTGATGGCCAAGCCCTACAAGGTGATCTTCCACGAATTCTCGGGCGGCAGCGCCAATCCGGAAGATGTCGGCGGGTCGGGCGATGTGAAGTATCACCTCGGCACCAGCACCGATCGCGAGTTCGACGGGATCAAGGTGCACATGAGCCTGGTCCCCAATCCCAGCCACCTGGAAGCGGTCGACCCGGTTGTGCTCGGCAAGACCCGCGCACAGCAGGCAATCCGCGACGACCTGAAGAAGCACGAGCAGGTCCTGCCGGTGCTGATCCACGGCGATGCGGCGTTCGCGGGCCAGGGCATCGTGTGGGAATGCTTCGGCTTTTCCGGGGTGCGCGGCTACAACACCGGCGGTTGTTTGCACTTCGTGATCAACAACCAGATCGGGTTCACCACAAGCCCGAAATTCGCCCGGTCGAGCCCTTACCCGTCCGACGTCGCCAAGGGCGTCCAGGCACCCATCCTCCACGTTAACGGCGACGACCCCGAGGCGGTGACCTTCGCCTGCAAGCTGGCGATCGAATACCGCCAGCTGTTCGGCCGCGACATCGTGATCGACATGTGGTGCTATCGCCGCTTCGGCCACAACGAGGGCGACGAGCCGAGCTTCACTCAGCCGCTGATGTACGACCGCATCCGCCAGCACCCCAAGGTCAGCGTGCTCTATTCGGGCCGCTTGCTGCAGGAAGGCATGGTCAAGGAAGGCGATGCCGACACCATGCGCGAGGAGTTCCGCGCGCATCTCGACGAGCAGTTCCAGGCGGCCGACAACTACGAACCCAACCATGCCGACTGGTTCGGCGGGCGCTGGGCGGGGCTGAACAAGCCGGTCGATCCGGAGGAGGCGCGACGCAACGTCGACACCGCGATCTCGCGCAAGCTGCTCGACAGCCTCGGGCGGACGCTGACGACGGTCCCCGACGACCTGACGATCCACAAGACGCTCGGCCGCGTGCTCGACGCCAAGCGCAAGATGTTCGACGATGGCGAGGGGTTCGACTGGGCCACCGCCGAAGCGCTCGCTTACGGAAGCCTCGTGACCGAAGGATACGGCGTGCGCCTGTCGGGCCAGGATTCGGGCCGCGGCACATTCAGCCAGCGCCACGCGGTGTGGGTCGACCAGACCGACGAGCGCAAGTACATCCCGCTATGCCAGCTGCCGCACGGCAAGTTCGAGGTCTATGACAGCCCCTTGAGCGAATACGGAGTGCTCGGCTTCGAATACGGCTTTGCGCTCGCCGACCCGAAAACTTTGGTGCTGTGGGAAGCGCAGTTCGGCGATTTCGCCAACGGCGCGCAGATCATCATCGACCAGTTCATCGCCAGCGGCGAAGCCAAGTGGCTGCGCGCCAACGGCCTGGTGATGTTGCTGCCGCACGGATACGAAGGCCAGGGTCCCGAACACAGTTCGGCCCGGCTCGAGCGCTACCTGCAGTTGTGCGCCAACGATAACATCCAGGTGTGCAACATCACCGTTCCGGCGAACTACTTCCATGTGCTGCGCCGCCAGATGCTGCGCCCGTTCCGCAAGCCGCTGATCATCATGACTCCCAAGAGCCTGCTGCGCCATCCGATGGCGAAGAGCAGCGTCGAGGAGTTTATCGGCGAGAGCCACTTCAAGCGGATCATGTCCGACACTGCCGAGATCGCGGACAAGAAAGTCCGACGGTTGGTGCTGTGCAGCGGCAAGGTC
Above is a window of Tsuneonella mangrovi DNA encoding:
- the mdh gene encoding malate dehydrogenase — protein: MAQTVGRKKIALIGAGMIGGTLAHLAAKKEMGDIVLFDIAEGIPQGKALDLSQCGPIEGFDAKITGTNDYADIAGADVIIVTAGVPRKPGMSRDDLLGINLKVMKSVGEGIKANAPDAFVICITNPLDAMVWALREFSQLPHNKVVGMAGVLDSARFATFLALEFGVSVKDVNAFVLGGHGDTMVPVTSYTTISGIPVNDLAKIKGIDPARIDEIVQRTRSGGGEIVGLLKTGSAYYAPATSAIAMAEAYLGDQKRILPCAAYVEGKYGLDGLYVGVPAVIGANGIEDVVEIELSDEEAKNLKVSTDAVEELLVACKGLDSSLA
- the sucD gene encoding succinate--CoA ligase subunit alpha, producing MSILVDKNTKVITQGMTGDTGTFHTQQALDYGTQMVAGVTPGKGGTEHIGLPVYDTVKEAKDATGATASCIYVPPPFAADSILEAIDAGIELIVTITEGIPVLDMVRVKRALDGSNSRLIGPNCPGVLTPGECKIGIMPGSIFKKGSVGVVSRSGTLTYEAVHQTTMVGLGQTTAVGIGGDPVNGTNFIDVLDLFLKDDETKSMIMIGEIGGSAEEEAAEFIAHKAKQGIRKPMVGFIAGRTAPPGRRMGHAGAIVSGGQGGAEDKIAGMEAAGIRVSPSPSELGTTLDALLKELA
- a CDS encoding 2-oxoglutarate dehydrogenase E1 component, with translation MGNEAHDFLPELTDQDGPQPGPSWSNPRWPLFGGESEDELTQALDPTAMKLAVKAAAAKSGKAMDEKAVEQAADDSIRAMMLVRTYRVRGHLAADLDPLGLSTHELPADLTPEYHGFTGAAQQRPVYVGGTLGLEWTTISELVAILRRNYCGKVGFEYMHISDVEERRFIQDRIEGIDAVITFTPEGKRAILAAVIRGEQYEDFLGKKYVGTKRFGLDGGESMIPALEAVIKYGGQLGVREIIYGMAHRGRLNVLANVMAKPYKVIFHEFSGGSANPEDVGGSGDVKYHLGTSTDREFDGIKVHMSLVPNPSHLEAVDPVVLGKTRAQQAIRDDLKKHEQVLPVLIHGDAAFAGQGIVWECFGFSGVRGYNTGGCLHFVINNQIGFTTSPKFARSSPYPSDVAKGVQAPILHVNGDDPEAVTFACKLAIEYRQLFGRDIVIDMWCYRRFGHNEGDEPSFTQPLMYDRIRQHPKVSVLYSGRLLQEGMVKEGDADTMREEFRAHLDEQFQAADNYEPNHADWFGGRWAGLNKPVDPEEARRNVDTAISRKLLDSLGRTLTTVPDDLTIHKTLGRVLDAKRKMFDDGEGFDWATAEALAYGSLVTEGYGVRLSGQDSGRGTFSQRHAVWVDQTDERKYIPLCQLPHGKFEVYDSPLSEYGVLGFEYGFALADPKTLVLWEAQFGDFANGAQIIIDQFIASGEAKWLRANGLVMLLPHGYEGQGPEHSSARLERYLQLCANDNIQVCNITVPANYFHVLRRQMLRPFRKPLIIMTPKSLLRHPMAKSSVEEFIGESHFKRIMSDTAEIADKKVRRLVLCSGKVAYDLIEKRDAEGLDDVSIVRLEQLYPFPGEPLAIRLKRMTGLKEVIWCQEEPKNNGSWFFVESKIEAALDAAGHKGMRPHYAGRDVAASPATGLAKRHAQQQAALVNAALGLEGGEQPPRPKRKTAPRKKPA